The following proteins are co-located in the Pirellulales bacterium genome:
- a CDS encoding DUF11 domain-containing protein, giving the protein MPAFHSRSPWSGSRKQLRFETLESRQLLAADMAEIVGVVRLDLQGDNNSANDVAVAGAQVALYRDNGNGVFDAGDVLATAPATTNAQGEYRFAGLQAGTYLVKTTLPGSMQFVAGADVKKVVISAADAEGAEGLTIDGFDSEQVVEARPPMPSSTPSSVVDAQVVGGERDMYVEITAGTDKYSYVSLISADGFLRLASGSMVTGNARLVWDGVDGSGTALNPTGLGGQNFTVHDGNTMTGIALTVGADHPSSAVSIRVYTDANNWSEFRAIVPQTPGGAPTASLVFGFNDAPTAKGGSGVNWANVGAVELTFEGVTAVDGQVSRIGLVGLTNKRADFTASPRMTLGDTVWIDSNNNGKLDSGEKGVAGVKLNLYADTNGDNVYTPGVDVFLATTNTDSQGKYSFTNLLPGSYVVQVDASNFTTGKALAGLKSSTGNDPTPDPDDKIDNDDNGYALAGHGVVSKAVTLLGSANAAANSNLTVDFGFYGFDLVLTKDVNKGAVSPTERLTYTVTVTNDGPATAFNVSFVDTLPAGVTYVSHSLTKSGIALAHSGGKLTGSLGTMAAGDVIVITVLADVKASATGTLRNEAEVSAPNEDNLLNNKDDAENPVVPKIDLQITKTDTKDPVQPGESFSYTLTIKNNGPSNATGVMVKDTLPASGVSFTSASLTPVSQNGRELVFNLGNMANGETRTITITVTVAPTFTGTLLNVAEVGGNEEEITLANNVDDEPTLVQTLPSSIGGHVYHDRNDNGVMDPSEPGLAGVLMYLGGVDINGQSVFLTTTTNAAGAYLFENLVPGTYNVSQPIQPLRYKDGRESLGTNGSGVSGPLNGLIAPDLNSDDDRDADAIESITIAGGHDARDYNFGELALTVSKRDFVRPIVYR; this is encoded by the coding sequence ATGCCGGCTTTCCATTCTCGCTCGCCGTGGTCCGGTTCCCGGAAGCAACTCCGATTCGAAACGCTCGAGTCCCGCCAGCTCCTCGCCGCCGACATGGCCGAGATCGTCGGCGTCGTCCGCCTCGACCTCCAGGGAGACAACAACTCGGCCAACGACGTGGCGGTCGCCGGGGCGCAGGTCGCCCTGTACCGCGACAACGGCAACGGCGTCTTTGACGCGGGCGACGTGCTCGCCACGGCGCCCGCGACCACCAACGCCCAGGGCGAGTACCGGTTCGCGGGGCTCCAGGCGGGAACTTACCTAGTGAAGACCACGTTGCCGGGCTCGATGCAATTCGTCGCCGGGGCTGACGTGAAGAAGGTCGTCATTTCCGCCGCCGACGCCGAGGGGGCCGAGGGGCTGACCATCGACGGCTTCGATTCCGAACAAGTCGTCGAGGCCCGGCCTCCGATGCCCTCGAGCACTCCGTCGTCGGTCGTCGACGCCCAGGTCGTCGGCGGCGAGCGCGACATGTACGTCGAGATCACCGCGGGGACCGACAAATACTCCTACGTGTCGCTCATCAGCGCCGACGGCTTCCTGCGCCTGGCCAGCGGGTCGATGGTCACCGGCAACGCCCGACTCGTCTGGGACGGGGTCGACGGAAGCGGCACGGCGCTGAATCCCACGGGCCTGGGGGGGCAAAATTTCACCGTTCACGACGGCAACACGATGACCGGGATCGCGCTCACCGTGGGCGCCGATCATCCCTCGTCGGCCGTGTCGATCCGCGTCTACACCGACGCGAACAACTGGTCGGAATTCCGGGCCATCGTCCCGCAGACCCCCGGCGGCGCCCCGACCGCCTCGCTCGTCTTCGGCTTCAACGACGCTCCCACCGCCAAGGGAGGCTCGGGGGTCAACTGGGCCAACGTCGGAGCCGTCGAGCTCACCTTCGAGGGGGTCACCGCGGTCGACGGCCAGGTGTCGCGCATCGGGCTGGTGGGGCTCACCAACAAGCGGGCCGATTTCACCGCCTCGCCTCGCATGACCTTGGGCGACACCGTCTGGATCGACTCGAACAACAACGGCAAGCTCGACTCGGGCGAGAAGGGGGTCGCCGGGGTCAAGCTGAATCTGTACGCCGACACGAACGGCGACAACGTCTACACCCCGGGGGTCGACGTCTTCCTCGCGACGACGAACACCGACAGCCAGGGCAAGTATTCCTTCACCAACCTGCTCCCCGGCAGCTATGTCGTGCAGGTCGACGCGAGCAACTTCACGACTGGCAAGGCGCTGGCCGGACTCAAGTCGAGCACCGGCAACGACCCGACGCCCGACCCGGACGACAAAATCGACAACGACGACAACGGCTACGCCCTCGCGGGCCACGGGGTGGTCAGCAAAGCGGTCACGCTCCTCGGCAGCGCCAATGCCGCGGCCAACTCGAACTTGACGGTCGACTTCGGCTTCTACGGGTTCGACCTTGTGCTGACCAAGGACGTGAACAAGGGCGCCGTCTCGCCGACCGAACGGCTGACCTACACCGTCACGGTGACCAACGACGGCCCCGCAACGGCGTTCAACGTGAGCTTCGTCGACACGTTGCCCGCCGGCGTCACGTACGTCTCGCACAGCCTGACGAAAAGCGGGATCGCGCTCGCCCATTCGGGCGGCAAGCTCACCGGCAGCCTGGGCACGATGGCCGCCGGCGACGTGATCGTCATCACCGTTCTGGCCGACGTGAAGGCCTCGGCCACGGGGACCCTGCGGAACGAGGCCGAGGTCTCGGCCCCGAACGAGGACAACCTGCTGAACAACAAAGACGACGCCGAGAACCCGGTCGTCCCCAAGATCGACCTGCAAATCACCAAGACCGACACCAAGGACCCCGTCCAGCCGGGCGAGTCGTTCAGCTATACGCTGACGATCAAGAACAACGGCCCGTCGAACGCCACGGGGGTCATGGTCAAGGACACTCTGCCCGCCTCGGGGGTCTCGTTCACCAGCGCCTCGCTGACCCCCGTGAGCCAGAACGGCCGTGAATTGGTGTTCAACCTCGGCAACATGGCCAACGGCGAAACCCGCACGATCACGATCACCGTCACCGTGGCTCCGACGTTCACCGGCACGCTGCTGAACGTGGCCGAAGTCGGCGGCAATGAGGAAGAAATCACGCTGGCCAACAACGTCGACGACGAGCCGACGCTCGTCCAAACGCTCCCGTCGAGCATCGGAGGACACGTCTACCATGACCGCAACGACAACGGCGTCATGGATCCGAGCGAACCGGGGCTGGCCGGGGTGCTGATGTACCTGGGCGGCGTCGACATCAACGGGCAGAGCGTCTTCCTCACGACGACCACCAACGCCGCAGGGGCCTACCTGTTCGAGAACCTCGTCCCCGGCACGTACAACGTCTCGCAGCCGATTCAGCCGCTGCGCTACAAGGACGGCCGCGAGTCGCTGGGAACCAACGGCAGCGGCGTGTCGGGTCCGCTCAACGGGTTGATCGCCCCGGACCTGAACTCCGACGACGACCGCGACGCGGACGCGATCGAGAGCATCACGATCGCCGGCGGTCACGACGCCCGCGACTACAACTTCGGCGAGTTGGCGCTCACGGTCAGCAAACGCGACTTCGTCCGGCCGATCGTGTATCGCTAA
- a CDS encoding response regulator, with amino-acid sequence MPKLVLDVGNCGPDYAAIKRFLTSAFDCEVRQADAASDALAALASEPYALVLVNRKLDVDYSDGIDVIRRLKANPATRDVPVMLVTNYPEHQAAAEAIGALRGFGKLEFHDPATRARLAAVLG; translated from the coding sequence ATGCCCAAGCTTGTTCTCGACGTCGGCAATTGCGGTCCCGATTATGCCGCGATCAAGCGGTTTCTCACGTCCGCGTTCGACTGCGAAGTCCGCCAAGCGGACGCGGCGAGCGATGCGCTCGCGGCGCTGGCGAGCGAACCCTACGCCCTGGTGCTCGTGAACCGCAAGCTCGACGTCGACTACTCGGACGGAATCGACGTCATCCGCCGCCTCAAGGCGAACCCGGCGACGCGCGACGTGCCGGTCATGCTCGTGACGAACTACCCCGAGCACCAAGCCGCGGCCGAAGCGATCGGCGCATTGCGGGGGTTCGGCAAGCTGGAGTTCCACGACCCGGCGACGCGCGCGCGATTGGCGGCGGTGCTGGGCTAA
- a CDS encoding DUF1570 domain-containing protein, whose translation MTILARIAATVLVVAPAVCAAAEPPAFMMRAVVAGRLVEGQPIAWSTERVMLLGRDGALYDFAAAEAKQAKRIAGAFQGYSSSQMQALLREEFGAGWEVTPTAHFVVAHPRGPWSAWAERLESLYRNFVRYMSVRQTQLAVPATPLAAVVFRNEQEYYRYAAAGGANLAPGTLGHYDPASNRIYLFDVGGGGADWSLNASTIIHEAAHQSAYNTGVHSRFAEQSRWVVEGLAMLFEAPGVWNPGPVTERATRINGDRLRHFRRTANSRREGWIAGLVASDERFTADPLTAYAEAWTLTYYLSETRPQQYGAYLAQAARRPLLGKYPATDRARDFAKHFGADLPLLAAQVQQFVDELP comes from the coding sequence ATGACGATTCTTGCGCGCATCGCCGCGACAGTCTTGGTCGTTGCGCCCGCGGTCTGCGCGGCTGCGGAGCCGCCGGCGTTCATGATGCGGGCCGTCGTCGCGGGACGGCTCGTCGAGGGGCAGCCGATCGCCTGGTCGACCGAGCGGGTCATGCTGCTGGGACGCGACGGCGCGCTGTACGACTTCGCCGCTGCCGAGGCGAAGCAGGCGAAGCGGATTGCGGGCGCGTTCCAAGGCTATTCCAGTTCGCAAATGCAGGCGCTGTTGCGGGAGGAGTTCGGCGCCGGCTGGGAGGTGACGCCGACGGCTCATTTCGTCGTCGCTCATCCCCGGGGTCCATGGAGCGCCTGGGCCGAGCGGCTTGAATCGCTCTATCGAAACTTCGTGCGTTACATGAGCGTCCGGCAAACGCAGCTCGCGGTCCCGGCGACGCCGCTTGCGGCGGTCGTGTTTCGCAACGAGCAAGAGTATTATCGTTACGCCGCCGCGGGGGGGGCGAACTTGGCGCCAGGGACGCTCGGGCACTACGACCCGGCCAGCAACCGGATCTACTTGTTCGACGTCGGCGGCGGGGGCGCCGACTGGTCGCTCAACGCATCGACGATTATTCACGAGGCGGCCCACCAGTCGGCGTACAATACGGGGGTGCATTCCCGCTTTGCCGAGCAGTCGCGGTGGGTCGTCGAGGGGCTGGCGATGCTGTTTGAGGCGCCCGGGGTATGGAACCCGGGCCCCGTGACCGAACGGGCGACCCGGATCAACGGCGATCGGCTGAGGCACTTCCGGCGCACGGCCAATTCGCGCCGCGAGGGGTGGATCGCGGGGCTGGTGGCGTCTGACGAGCGGTTCACCGCCGATCCGCTCACCGCGTATGCCGAGGCGTGGACGCTGACGTATTATCTCAGCGAGACGCGTCCGCAGCAGTACGGAGCGTATCTCGCCCAGGCGGCGCGGCGTCCGCTGCTGGGGAAATACCCGGCGACCGACCGGGCTCGCGACTTCGCCAAGCACTTTGGCGCCGACCTGCCCCTGCTGGCGGCCCAAGTTCAGCAGTTTGTCGACGAATTGCCTTGA
- a CDS encoding endo-1,4-beta-xylanase — MAFRGIATILACAALGSGPVWAINGASMALRSNGVSSGVAWRLNDSGYVGTYVSLASPGEIIVSVNARGLTAANPERMNVVIGDERVGWNVTTASTTYQHTFQLPAGTHFVRTEYANGPTTSALIVNSVDVAGAAVLNANNGANALAAANSYIATYRQGNATVQLPAAWAGAEVQVKLRNHAFNFGAAVPNSFNGSLLVPNPAPNSDAARFQQALRDSRINSLTAENAGKWDANEQTRDVLTSNVSNPNGGPNIPYIDRISDFAAANDMRYRAHNVIWGPNSSGNNNQQPTWVHNMLQNPAAIDAATGQPNSVALREEVSERIGYYVQDRAQRFAEVDVYNESYHTGSNLPGSINSYWSLYGVNGIASIYKEANDAIAAAGADARAFVNEYNAFNNEAGDYYANWYARHVEAIQTAGQTLYGEDVVGGIGVQYYNGGTAGSHNAARSYAALHNLAVQGLPMSLTEWGVTGGTETNAANILADTATLVFGTPETTGFTHWNIRATPGAFAPVGSLYNNDWSLRETGVRWQQLMAEWDTDLATTVGPDGTVDFRGFFGDYDVTLGGETYSFSLVKGIDQYELSPALPIVADFDFSGVVDGGDLAVWAANYGTLEATFGEGDATGDGVVDGADFLVWQRARGGSAGTPAANAIPEPGAIGLLGLALALVAGLDDGASCGRTGGLRSFCGRFARPGAAALLAPFGSSFLA; from the coding sequence ATGGCATTTCGCGGGATAGCGACGATCCTGGCGTGCGCGGCGCTGGGGTCGGGGCCGGTCTGGGCGATCAACGGGGCCAGCATGGCGTTGCGATCCAACGGGGTCAGCAGCGGCGTGGCGTGGCGGCTCAACGACAGCGGTTACGTCGGCACGTACGTCAGTCTCGCATCCCCTGGCGAGATCATCGTGAGCGTCAACGCCCGGGGGCTCACGGCGGCGAACCCCGAGCGGATGAACGTCGTCATCGGCGACGAACGGGTCGGCTGGAACGTGACGACCGCGTCGACCACGTACCAGCACACGTTCCAATTGCCGGCGGGAACGCACTTCGTGCGGACCGAGTACGCCAATGGGCCGACGACCTCGGCGTTGATCGTCAACAGCGTCGACGTCGCGGGCGCCGCGGTTCTCAACGCCAACAACGGCGCCAACGCCCTGGCGGCGGCCAACTCGTACATCGCCACTTACCGTCAGGGGAACGCGACTGTGCAACTGCCCGCGGCCTGGGCGGGGGCCGAGGTGCAGGTGAAGCTGCGGAACCACGCGTTCAATTTTGGCGCGGCCGTCCCCAACAGCTTCAACGGGTCGCTGCTCGTGCCAAACCCGGCGCCGAACTCCGACGCGGCCCGGTTCCAGCAGGCCTTGCGGGACAGCCGGATCAATTCGCTGACGGCCGAAAACGCCGGCAAATGGGACGCCAACGAGCAAACTCGCGACGTGCTGACCTCGAACGTCTCCAACCCCAACGGGGGACCGAACATTCCCTATATCGATCGCATCAGTGACTTTGCCGCGGCGAACGACATGCGCTATCGGGCCCACAATGTCATCTGGGGCCCGAACTCCAGCGGCAACAACAACCAGCAGCCGACCTGGGTGCACAACATGCTCCAGAACCCGGCCGCAATCGACGCGGCCACGGGACAGCCGAACTCGGTCGCCTTGCGGGAGGAGGTGAGCGAGCGGATCGGCTACTACGTGCAGGATCGGGCTCAGCGTTTCGCCGAAGTCGACGTCTACAACGAGAGCTATCACACGGGCTCGAACCTGCCGGGGTCGATCAACTCGTATTGGAGCCTGTACGGCGTCAACGGGATCGCTTCGATTTACAAGGAAGCCAACGACGCCATTGCTGCGGCGGGGGCCGATGCCCGAGCGTTCGTCAACGAGTACAACGCGTTCAACAACGAGGCGGGCGATTATTACGCCAACTGGTACGCCCGGCACGTCGAGGCGATTCAGACCGCGGGGCAAACCCTTTACGGCGAGGACGTCGTCGGGGGGATCGGCGTTCAGTACTACAACGGCGGCACGGCCGGCAGCCACAACGCGGCCCGCAGCTACGCGGCGCTCCACAATCTGGCCGTTCAGGGGCTGCCCATGTCGCTGACCGAATGGGGCGTCACCGGCGGCACGGAGACGAACGCCGCCAACATCCTGGCCGACACGGCGACCCTGGTCTTCGGGACCCCCGAGACGACCGGGTTCACCCACTGGAACATCCGCGCGACCCCGGGGGCGTTCGCGCCGGTGGGGTCGCTGTACAACAACGACTGGTCGCTGCGCGAGACCGGGGTCCGGTGGCAACAGCTCATGGCCGAGTGGGACACCGATTTGGCGACCACCGTGGGCCCGGACGGAACGGTCGATTTCCGCGGGTTTTTCGGGGATTACGACGTGACGCTCGGCGGGGAGACCTATTCTTTCTCCTTGGTCAAAGGGATCGACCAGTACGAGTTGTCGCCCGCCCTGCCGATAGTGGCCGATTTTGACTTCAGCGGCGTGGTCGACGGGGGGGATTTGGCGGTTTGGGCAGCCAACTACGGCACCCTCGAGGCCACGTTCGGCGAGGGGGACGCCACGGGGGACGGGGTCGTCGACGGAGCCGACTTCCTGGTCTGGCAGCGCGCCAGAGGGGGCTCGGCCGGCACGCCGGCGGCGAACGCGATTCCCGAGCCGGGCGCAATCGGGCTCTTGGGGCTCGCCTTGGCCCTGGTCGCCGGGCTGGATGACGGGGCTTCCTGCGGAAGAACAGGGGGTCTGCGAAGTTTCTGCGGGCGATTCGCTCGCCCGGGGGCGGCGGCGCTGCTGGCGCCGTTTGGGTCGAGTTTTTTGGCGTGA
- the tuf gene encoding elongation factor Tu: protein MAKDTFERTKPHVNVGTIGHIDHGKTTTTGAILAVQGAKGLAKPKSYADIAKGGTVRDATKTVTIAASHVEYETPNRHYAHIDCPGHADFIKNMITGAAQMDGAILVVSAADGPMPQTREHILLARQVGVPRVVVFLNKCDLVDDEELLELVELEIRELLSNHGFPGDEIPIVRGNAKGAYDNPSDPEASKCITELMEAIDAYIPEPVRETDKPFMMAIEDVFSIEGRGTVATGRIERGVVKVGEEVSIIGLTDAPVKTTCTGVEMFNKSLDQGQAGDNVGCLLRGVKREDIQRGQVLAKPGSITPHTKFEAEVYVLSKEEGGRHTPFFSGYRPQFYFRTTDVTGTANLVGDAEMCMPGDNARLSVELQKPIAMDDGVRFAIREGGKTVGSGVVTKIVE from the coding sequence ATGGCAAAGGATACTTTTGAACGTACCAAGCCGCACGTGAACGTCGGCACGATCGGTCACATCGACCACGGAAAGACCACCACGACCGGCGCCATTCTGGCCGTGCAGGGCGCCAAGGGTCTCGCCAAGCCGAAGTCGTATGCCGATATCGCCAAGGGCGGTACGGTTCGCGACGCGACCAAGACGGTCACGATCGCCGCTTCGCACGTCGAGTACGAGACCCCCAATCGTCACTACGCCCACATCGATTGCCCGGGCCACGCGGACTTCATCAAGAACATGATCACGGGGGCCGCCCAGATGGACGGCGCCATCCTGGTCGTGTCGGCCGCCGACGGTCCGATGCCGCAAACCCGCGAGCACATTCTGCTGGCTCGTCAGGTCGGCGTCCCCCGGGTCGTGGTGTTCCTCAATAAGTGCGACCTCGTCGACGACGAGGAGTTGCTTGAGTTGGTCGAGTTGGAAATCCGCGAGTTGCTCTCCAATCACGGCTTCCCCGGCGACGAGATTCCGATCGTCCGCGGCAACGCCAAGGGCGCGTACGACAACCCCTCGGACCCCGAGGCGTCGAAGTGCATCACCGAGCTGATGGAGGCGATCGACGCCTACATCCCCGAGCCGGTTCGCGAGACCGACAAGCCGTTCATGATGGCGATTGAAGACGTCTTCTCGATCGAAGGTCGCGGCACCGTCGCCACCGGGCGGATCGAGCGGGGCGTGGTCAAGGTGGGCGAGGAAGTGTCGATCATCGGCCTGACCGACGCCCCCGTGAAGACGACCTGCACGGGCGTCGAAATGTTCAACAAGAGCCTCGATCAGGGGCAGGCCGGCGACAACGTCGGCTGCCTGCTTCGCGGCGTGAAGCGCGAAGACATTCAGCGCGGTCAGGTGCTTGCCAAGCCGGGCAGCATCACCCCGCACACGAAGTTCGAGGCCGAGGTCTACGTCCTGTCGAAGGAAGAAGGGGGCCGGCACACGCCGTTCTTCAGCGGCTATCGCCCGCAGTTCTACTTCCGCACGACGGACGTCACCGGCACGGCCAACTTGGTCGGCGACGCCGAGATGTGCATGCCCGGCGACAACGCCCGGTTGAGCGTCGAGTTGCAGAAGCCGATCGCCATGGACGACGGGGTCCGCTTCGCGATTCGCGAAGGGGGCAAGACCGTCGGTTCGGGCGTCGTGACGAAGATCGTGGAGTAA
- the secE gene encoding preprotein translocase subunit SecE has product MAELIAGMFNGSRYKRSQGRVWRQITFLALAGMIAVGAWRLSSMADVWRAGWLTGANRWVAVYGLPGLVLAAGIWGAFRIVNYPKFADFLISVEAEMNKVSWPSRGELYRASLVVVVVIFLLVTILFAYDLILKTVISWFLGA; this is encoded by the coding sequence GTGGCTGAGTTGATCGCAGGCATGTTCAACGGCTCGCGCTACAAGCGGAGCCAGGGGCGCGTTTGGCGGCAGATCACCTTTCTCGCCTTGGCGGGGATGATTGCCGTCGGCGCGTGGCGGTTGAGCTCGATGGCCGACGTGTGGCGCGCCGGCTGGCTGACCGGCGCCAACCGCTGGGTGGCGGTCTACGGGCTGCCGGGCCTCGTGTTGGCAGCCGGAATTTGGGGGGCGTTTCGGATCGTCAACTACCCGAAGTTCGCCGACTTTCTCATCTCGGTCGAGGCCGAGATGAACAAGGTCTCCTGGCCGAGCCGAGGCGAGTTGTATCGAGCGTCGCTCGTGGTGGTCGTCGTGATCTTCTTGCTCGTGACGATCTTGTTTGCATACGACTTGATCCTCAAGACGGTCATTAGCTGGTTCTTGGGGGCCTGA
- the nusG gene encoding transcription termination/antitermination factor NusG, which produces MSDEREELSEDLTAADGSAVEAQAAPLEDELADATDSLESTDESSEEVLAEAEPEEAPAPAAKPAKAADAKKEPPGPVVMDWYILKVQSNRERSIADALRRKIKIEGLDKYFGDVVVPTEKVTEFKGGKKKVVERKLYPGYIVVHMCINDDTWFAVRETSGIGDFTGSGGKPTPMLAHEVARIIHKEEEQTDEAPKLDIKFKLEDKVKVKDGTFEGFEGDVSAIDEQSGKITVMLSIFGRSTPVELEYWQVEGV; this is translated from the coding sequence GTGAGCGACGAGCGGGAAGAACTGTCCGAAGATCTCACTGCGGCCGACGGGTCTGCGGTCGAGGCGCAAGCTGCGCCCCTCGAAGACGAGTTGGCCGACGCGACGGATTCGCTCGAATCGACCGACGAGTCGAGCGAAGAGGTTCTCGCCGAAGCGGAGCCTGAGGAGGCCCCGGCCCCCGCGGCGAAGCCGGCGAAGGCGGCCGACGCGAAAAAGGAACCGCCCGGGCCGGTCGTGATGGACTGGTACATCCTCAAGGTTCAAAGCAACCGCGAACGGTCGATCGCCGACGCCCTTCGCCGCAAGATCAAGATCGAGGGGCTCGACAAGTACTTCGGCGACGTCGTCGTGCCGACCGAAAAGGTCACCGAGTTCAAAGGCGGAAAGAAGAAGGTCGTCGAACGCAAGCTTTATCCGGGCTACATCGTCGTGCACATGTGCATTAACGACGACACGTGGTTCGCGGTGCGTGAGACCTCGGGGATCGGCGATTTCACGGGCTCGGGGGGCAAGCCGACCCCGATGCTGGCTCATGAAGTCGCTCGCATTATCCACAAAGAAGAGGAGCAGACCGACGAAGCCCCCAAGTTGGACATCAAGTTCAAGCTGGAGGACAAGGTCAAGGTCAAGGACGGCACGTTCGAAGGCTTCGAAGGGGACGTCAGCGCGATCGACGAGCAGAGCGGCAAGATCACCGTCATGCTCAGCATCTTCGGCCGCAGCACTCCCGTTGAATTGGAATACTGGCAAGTGGAGGGGGTGTAG
- the rplK gene encoding 50S ribosomal protein L11, with the protein MAKQLVGVAKFQIPGGQATPAPPVGTSLGKYGVNLGQFVQAFNDKTKEAGGMMIPVVVSVYNDRSFDFITKSPPAAVLLKKAVGLAKGSGVPNKTKVGTVTTAQMQEIAKIKMADLNARDVDHAVRMIAGTARSMGLDVVD; encoded by the coding sequence ATGGCAAAGCAATTAGTCGGCGTCGCGAAGTTTCAGATCCCGGGCGGGCAGGCGACGCCTGCGCCGCCGGTCGGCACTTCGCTCGGCAAGTACGGCGTCAACCTCGGGCAGTTCGTTCAGGCGTTCAACGACAAGACCAAGGAAGCCGGGGGGATGATGATCCCCGTGGTCGTGAGCGTCTACAACGATCGCTCGTTCGACTTCATCACGAAAAGCCCTCCGGCGGCCGTGCTTTTGAAGAAGGCTGTCGGGCTGGCCAAGGGTTCGGGCGTCCCCAACAAGACGAAAGTCGGCACGGTGACGACCGCCCAGATGCAAGAGATCGCCAAGATCAAGATGGCCGACCTCAACGCTCGCGACGTCGACCACGCCGTGCGAATGATCGCCGGCACGGCCCGCAGCATGGGGCTTGACGTCGTCGATTGA
- the rplA gene encoding 50S ribosomal protein L1, giving the protein MPKVAKRMKSAAAKRPATSLPLAEAVAALKKYPAPKFDQSVEVVMRLGIDPTQADQIVRGSIVLPHGTGKDQRIVVFAKGPQAKAAEEAGAEHVGDEDLAKKILGGWTDFDVCIAAPDMMKIVGQLGRVLGPRGLMPSPRAGTVTPDVAKTVAEYKAGKVEFRNEKAGNVQAPVGKLSFDDQKLVENIQAFIDRIVSLKPTSSKGVYVKSAHISATMTPSVKLAT; this is encoded by the coding sequence ATGCCCAAAGTAGCGAAAAGAATGAAGTCGGCCGCGGCGAAGCGCCCCGCGACCTCGTTGCCCCTGGCCGAGGCCGTGGCCGCGCTCAAGAAGTACCCGGCCCCCAAGTTCGATCAATCGGTCGAGGTCGTCATGCGGCTCGGGATCGACCCGACGCAGGCCGACCAAATCGTCCGCGGTTCGATCGTGCTGCCGCACGGCACGGGCAAGGATCAGCGGATCGTCGTGTTCGCCAAGGGCCCGCAGGCGAAGGCCGCCGAGGAGGCGGGCGCCGAGCATGTGGGGGACGAGGACCTCGCCAAGAAGATTCTCGGCGGGTGGACCGACTTCGACGTTTGCATCGCAGCTCCGGACATGATGAAGATCGTCGGCCAGTTGGGCCGCGTGCTCGGTCCGCGGGGGCTGATGCCCTCGCCCCGCGCCGGCACGGTGACTCCCGACGTCGCCAAGACGGTGGCCGAGTACAAAGCCGGCAAGGTCGAGTTCCGCAACGAGAAGGCGGGCAACGTCCAGGCGCCCGTCGGCAAGCTGAGCTTCGACGACCAAAAGCTGGTCGAAAACATTCAAGCGTTCATCGACCGAATCGTGTCGCTCAAGCCGACGTCCTCCAAGGGCGTTTACGTGAAGAGCGCTCATATCAGCGCGACGATGACCCCCAGCGTGAAGCTGGCGACTTAA
- the rplJ gene encoding 50S ribosomal protein L10, with protein sequence MSKYLKGLITDELKSRLGSVTDLVVVDVLGLDANTTVELRKQLAQKNISLMVVKNSLARRAAEGTTLAPAFEGAQGSAALVWGAEDVVSLAKEVTRIAEDKKYAKFIPKGGVMDGAKLSAADVKAVSKWPSRAEQLSLLVGQILGPGRKLSAQFLGSGAKLASQIKKKGEEE encoded by the coding sequence ATGAGCAAGTATCTCAAAGGCCTGATTACCGACGAGCTGAAAAGCCGGCTCGGCAGCGTGACCGATCTGGTGGTGGTCGACGTCCTGGGCTTGGACGCGAACACGACGGTCGAGCTCCGCAAGCAGCTGGCTCAGAAGAACATCAGCCTCATGGTGGTCAAGAACAGCTTGGCCCGCCGAGCGGCCGAGGGGACGACCCTCGCTCCGGCGTTCGAGGGGGCGCAAGGCTCCGCGGCTTTGGTCTGGGGCGCCGAGGACGTCGTCTCGCTCGCCAAAGAAGTGACGCGAATCGCCGAGGACAAGAAGTACGCCAAGTTCATCCCCAAGGGAGGGGTGATGGACGGCGCCAAGCTCTCGGCCGCCGACGTCAAGGCGGTCAGCAAGTGGCCGAGCCGGGCCGAGCAACTCAGCTTGCTGGTGGGCCAGATCTTGGGCCCGGGCCGCAAGTTGTCGGCTCAGTTCCTCGGTTCGGGGGCCAAGCTCGCCAGCCAGATCAAGAAGAAGGGCGAGGAAGAGTGA